GGAACGTCGCGAGCGTGGCGTCGAACAGCGCGCGCATCTCGCGGATGTCCGCCTCCAGCGTCACCATCGGAACCAGGATGCGGACGTCCTGCTCCTGCGCGAGCCGGACGAGTGCCCCAAGCTGAGTCCGCGCGAGCTGCGGATACTCGAGCAGCAGGCGCACGCCGCGCCGTCCGAGCGAGGGGTTGGGCTCGACGGGGTGGGGTAGGAACGGCACGGGCTTGTCGCCGCCGACGTCGAGGAGCCGGATCGTGACGGGCCTCCCCCGCAGCGGCGCCGTGAGCGCACGCAGCTCCTCGAACAGCTCGTCCTCGGACGGCGGCAGCGTGCGCGCCAGATAGAGCTGCTCGATCCGGAAGAGGCCGACGCCGTCGGCGCCGTTGTCGATCGCCAGCTCGACGTCGTCGTGCGCGCCGAGGTTGGCCTCCACGGTGACCCGCTCGCGGTCGAGCGTGAAGGCGGGCTCGCGACAGGCGCCACGGCAGCGCACCGCCGCACCCTCGAACGCCTCCCGTCGTGCCTGGAACGTGCGGCGGGTCTCCGCATCCGGCGACACCACGATGGTGCCGCGCGAGCCGTCGACGAGCAGCTCCTCGAGGTTCCGGATGCGGCGCACGATCCCCGGCGGACCCGCGACCACGGGGATGCGCTTCTCGCGGGCGAGCATGGCCGCGTGCGCTCCCGACGCGAGCGCGCCCACCACGATCGCCGCCACGCCCCGGCGGGACAACGGGACCACGTCGGAGGGGAGCAAGCGCTCGACCACCAGGACGTTCCCCGCGGGGACGTGCTCCAGCGACGACCCAGCGACCCCCCAGAGGTGCCGGAGGACTCGGCGGCCGAGGTCGGCGACGTCGTCGGCGCGCTGCTGGAGCGTGGGGGCCTTCAACGCCTTGAATCGCTCGTGCAGCCGGCGGAAGACCCGGCGCACGGCCGCCTCGGCGCCGACCAGCGATTCAAGCTCCCGCTCGATCTCACCCGATGAGAGGATGCCGTCGAGCATCATCCCGTGGGCGCGGAAGATGCCGGCCAGCGCGGCGTCGAACTGCTCCTCGATGCGCAGGGCGGCATCCTCGAGCTCGCGGCGGGTCTGCTCGAA
This is a stretch of genomic DNA from Deltaproteobacteria bacterium. It encodes these proteins:
- the ptsP gene encoding phosphoenolpyruvate--protein phosphotransferase — encoded protein: MTQPTGCLRPADEPRLRPDRQGRPVRAFGRRASCPRRRIQQFSSDKTEPVDTHPPMTQDDPNVIPPGRDPTTFTGAAISPGVGMGPAWLVVDLLESPPDPAAIARDQIAGEWSRILTSFEQTRRELEDAALRIEEQFDAALAGIFRAHGMMLDGILSSGEIERELESLVGAEAAVRRVFRRLHERFKALKAPTLQQRADDVADLGRRVLRHLWGVAGSSLEHVPAGNVLVVERLLPSDVVPLSRRGVAAIVVGALASGAHAAMLAREKRIPVVAGPPGIVRRIRNLEELLVDGSRGTIVVSPDAETRRTFQARREAFEGAAVRCRGACREPAFTLDRERVTVEANLGAHDDVELAIDNGADGVGLFRIEQLYLARTLPPSEDELFEELRALTAPLRGRPVTIRLLDVGGDKPVPFLPHPVEPNPSLGRRGVRLLLEYPQLARTQLGALVRLAQEQDVRILVPMVTLEADIREMRALFDATLATFPGAKRPPFGAMIETPAAALGVATIARHVDFLSVGTNDLAQYTLAAGRDDPAVSHYYDDTHAAVLRLLAIAISDAPDVPIALCGELAGREETMPQLLRLGFRSLSMAPGLIPGAKELIRGLRLGEG